A genomic segment from Nicotiana tabacum cultivar K326 chromosome 9, ASM71507v2, whole genome shotgun sequence encodes:
- the LOC107768890 gene encoding 14-3-3-like protein GF14 iota isoform X1, with amino-acid sequence MSKEKERETHVYTAKLAEQAERYDEMVESMKKVAKLDAEPTVEERNLLSVGYKNVIGARRASWRIMSSIERKEESKGNENNVKLIKGYRHKVEEELSKICHDILEIIDKHLIPSSGTGEATVFYYKMKGDYYRYLAEFKTDQERKEAAEQSLKGYEAATATANSDLSSTHPIRLGLALNFSVFYYEIMNSPERACHLAKQAFDEAIAELDTLSEESYKDSTLIMQLLRDNL; translated from the exons ATGTcgaaggaaaaggaaagagaaaccCATGTTTACACGGCTAAGCTCGCTGAACAAGCTGAACGTTATGATG AAATGGTTGAGAGTATGAAGAAAGTTGCAAAACTCGATGCTGAACCGACTGTGGAGGAAAGGAACTTGCTTTCTGTTGGTTACAAGAATGTTATTGGAGCTCGAAGGGCTTCTTGGCGTATTATGTCCTCCATTGAGCGGAAAGAGGAGTCGAAAGGGAATGAGAACAATGTGAAGCTGATTAAGGGATATCGTCACAAGGTAGAAGAGGAGCTGTCCAAGATTTGTCATGATATACTAGAAATCATAGACAAACATCTAATCCCATCTTCTGGCACCGGAGAAGCTACTGTCTTTTATTACAAAAT GAAAGGTGATTATTATCGTTACCTTGCTGAGTTCAAGACTGATCAGGAAAGGAAAGAGGCTGCTGAACAATCATTGAAGGGCTACGAG GCTGCTACGGCCACTGCAAACTCTGATCTCTCTTCAACACATCCAATCAGGCTTGGTCTTGCTTTGAACTTCTCTGTGTTCTACTATGAGATCATGAACTCTCCAGAAAG GGCATGTCACTTGGCTAAACAAGCTTTTGATGAGGCAATAGCGGAGTTGGACACTCTAAGTGAAGAATCATACAAGGACAGTACCTTAATCATGCAGCTGTTGAGAGACAACCTCTGA
- the LOC107768890 gene encoding 14-3-3-like protein GF14 iota isoform X2 — MVESMKKVAKLDAEPTVEERNLLSVGYKNVIGARRASWRIMSSIERKEESKGNENNVKLIKGYRHKVEEELSKICHDILEIIDKHLIPSSGTGEATVFYYKMKGDYYRYLAEFKTDQERKEAAEQSLKGYEAATATANSDLSSTHPIRLGLALNFSVFYYEIMNSPERACHLAKQAFDEAIAELDTLSEESYKDSTLIMQLLRDNL, encoded by the exons ATGGTTGAGAGTATGAAGAAAGTTGCAAAACTCGATGCTGAACCGACTGTGGAGGAAAGGAACTTGCTTTCTGTTGGTTACAAGAATGTTATTGGAGCTCGAAGGGCTTCTTGGCGTATTATGTCCTCCATTGAGCGGAAAGAGGAGTCGAAAGGGAATGAGAACAATGTGAAGCTGATTAAGGGATATCGTCACAAGGTAGAAGAGGAGCTGTCCAAGATTTGTCATGATATACTAGAAATCATAGACAAACATCTAATCCCATCTTCTGGCACCGGAGAAGCTACTGTCTTTTATTACAAAAT GAAAGGTGATTATTATCGTTACCTTGCTGAGTTCAAGACTGATCAGGAAAGGAAAGAGGCTGCTGAACAATCATTGAAGGGCTACGAG GCTGCTACGGCCACTGCAAACTCTGATCTCTCTTCAACACATCCAATCAGGCTTGGTCTTGCTTTGAACTTCTCTGTGTTCTACTATGAGATCATGAACTCTCCAGAAAG GGCATGTCACTTGGCTAAACAAGCTTTTGATGAGGCAATAGCGGAGTTGGACACTCTAAGTGAAGAATCATACAAGGACAGTACCTTAATCATGCAGCTGTTGAGAGACAACCTCTGA